One Sulfuricurvum sp. IAE1 DNA segment encodes these proteins:
- a CDS encoding ArsS family sensor histidine kinase, whose amino-acid sequence MISRRHSVFFKLHAFFFLALVVLILLFLSALGEQERQKFHLLAHRSMELSRIVDETQGRSCADTNAELSAAGFKVIAGKTPRCEALKLPLPMQEKLRMRNVRVTIYKDDAGVIYELDQGHCTMFYRDTAEGKTYYFVWFLFVALLGGLVSMYLLLWSNLRPLKRLYEQIRLYGEGKETVNTTSKGKDEIALISNAFNDALEKQTKLKKSRELFLRNMMHELKTPITKGKLIVELEEPSPNRNLLGKLFDRLERLINQMAQIEKMHAFALHKTNVSLESVIKTAAENLMLDPANILLHGCDRDLLVDEALFTSALQNLIDNAYRHATDYPIEIVCDGSRICVKNAGEPLKRPVEEALQAFVTERGDGGLGLGLYIAQSVCEMHRFKLSYRYEEGIHRFCILFDSHFSGDRV is encoded by the coding sequence ATGATTTCCCGCCGCCATTCGGTTTTTTTCAAACTGCATGCCTTTTTTTTCCTTGCACTGGTCGTTCTGATACTGCTGTTTCTCTCGGCTCTCGGAGAGCAGGAACGCCAGAAATTCCATCTTCTTGCCCACCGTTCGATGGAACTTTCCCGTATCGTCGATGAAACGCAGGGGCGAAGCTGTGCCGATACGAATGCGGAACTCTCCGCAGCCGGATTCAAGGTTATCGCCGGGAAAACACCCCGTTGCGAAGCGCTCAAACTTCCACTTCCCATGCAAGAAAAGCTTCGCATGCGAAACGTACGGGTCACGATTTACAAGGATGACGCCGGAGTTATCTACGAACTCGACCAGGGGCACTGCACGATGTTTTACCGCGATACGGCGGAAGGAAAAACCTACTATTTTGTCTGGTTCTTGTTCGTAGCGTTGCTGGGGGGGCTGGTGAGCATGTACCTGTTGCTGTGGAGCAACCTTAGACCGCTCAAACGCCTCTACGAACAGATCCGCCTTTACGGCGAGGGAAAAGAGACGGTCAATACCACAAGCAAAGGCAAAGACGAGATCGCCCTCATCTCCAACGCCTTTAACGATGCGCTGGAGAAGCAGACGAAACTAAAAAAATCGCGCGAATTGTTCCTGCGCAACATGATGCATGAGCTCAAAACCCCGATCACCAAAGGTAAACTCATCGTTGAGCTTGAAGAACCGAGCCCTAACCGCAATCTGCTGGGGAAACTTTTCGACCGCCTTGAACGTCTGATCAACCAGATGGCGCAAATCGAAAAAATGCATGCGTTCGCACTGCACAAAACAAACGTCTCGCTAGAATCGGTCATCAAAACCGCGGCGGAAAACCTGATGCTCGATCCTGCGAACATCCTTTTGCATGGATGCGACCGTGATCTCTTGGTTGATGAAGCCCTCTTCACAAGCGCGCTGCAGAATCTAATCGACAACGCCTACCGCCATGCGACCGACTACCCGATCGAAATCGTGTGCGACGGTTCACGCATCTGCGTCAAAAATGCGGGAGAGCCGCTGAAGCGTCCCGTAGAAGAAGCCTTACAGGCATTCGTGACCGAAAGGGGAGACGGGGGATTGGGGCTGGGGCTCTACATCGCGCAGTCGGTGTGTGAAATGCACCGGTTCAAACTCTCGTACCGGTA
- a CDS encoding response regulator transcription factor, whose protein sequence is MIKILLIEDDIEISDLLTQYLSRYQMEVIAYEHPRAALASLGIESYDLVLLDLTLPDIDGLEVCKSLRERSDIPIIISSARSDLGDKVIALELGADDYLPKPYEPRELVARIQSLLRRVGGKTIQASSDTFRVDENGIYKDGELLPLTRAEFELLALLIKHRRQIVSRDFIANNVESIGWESSERSIDVLISRIRQKIEANPKHPTLIRSVRGMGYQFTL, encoded by the coding sequence ATGATTAAAATCCTCCTGATCGAAGACGACATCGAAATCTCGGATCTTCTGACCCAGTATTTGAGCCGTTATCAGATGGAGGTGATCGCCTACGAACATCCCCGCGCCGCGCTGGCGTCTCTGGGGATCGAATCGTACGATCTCGTACTGCTCGATCTCACCCTCCCCGATATTGACGGGCTGGAGGTATGCAAATCGCTCAGGGAACGGAGCGACATCCCCATCATTATCTCATCGGCCCGGAGTGATTTGGGAGACAAAGTCATCGCCCTCGAACTGGGGGCGGACGACTATCTCCCCAAGCCCTACGAGCCCAGAGAGCTTGTCGCGCGGATTCAGAGCCTGCTTCGCCGCGTCGGCGGCAAAACGATACAGGCGAGCAGCGATACGTTCCGCGTTGACGAAAACGGTATCTACAAAGACGGGGAGCTCCTTCCCCTCACCCGCGCCGAATTCGAACTCTTGGCCCTTTTGATCAAGCATCGCCGTCAGATCGTCTCACGCGATTTCATCGCCAACAACGTCGAATCGATCGGATGGGAAAGCTCGGAGCGGAGCATCGATGTCCTTATCAGCCGCATCCGCCAAAAGATCGAGGCCAATCCCAAACATCCCACCCTTATCCGTTCCGTCCGCGGGATGGGCTATCAGTTCACCCTATGA
- a CDS encoding AI-2E family transporter, whose product MIKKEHFTLLLLAFVSYGIYRLYEPFWMNIVIAILLAISTYHIQAGFVTLLRSRFWASMFSTLLLAALFFAPLGYFLFHFSVLLQNLDPASVNTFQSTFRGWMEHLPPSLARFEAKIEASLNRLDTAALAQHAIDYASQIGSFAMSFLSGAIFILIFYFIAHYYGKEIFEFFKRSTHFPQQESTLILFEMRSSMSVVFYSILVTAVFEGALFGVAVGYMGYNGLLFGIMYGFASLIPVVGGVVMWLPFALYELSLGNTQNALFISLYTVIVISVIADTFIKPFIIKIINQKLIKPQEKINELIIFFAIIAGLATFGFWGMIIGPAITVLFLTLLRITEAQRQEGENR is encoded by the coding sequence ATGATCAAAAAAGAGCATTTCACGCTGCTCCTCCTCGCGTTTGTGAGCTACGGCATCTACCGGCTCTACGAGCCGTTTTGGATGAACATCGTCATCGCCATACTGCTCGCCATTTCAACGTATCATATTCAGGCCGGCTTCGTGACACTCCTCCGCAGCCGGTTCTGGGCGTCGATGTTTTCGACGCTTTTGCTCGCCGCGCTTTTTTTTGCGCCGCTAGGGTATTTTTTGTTCCATTTTTCGGTCCTGCTCCAAAATCTAGATCCCGCATCGGTCAATACGTTTCAGTCGACGTTCCGGGGATGGATGGAACATCTGCCCCCTTCGCTGGCCCGATTCGAGGCTAAAATCGAAGCCTCCCTCAACCGGCTCGATACCGCCGCGCTGGCCCAGCACGCGATCGACTACGCTTCCCAGATCGGGAGTTTCGCCATGTCGTTTCTCTCGGGGGCAATTTTTATCCTGATCTTTTATTTCATCGCCCATTATTACGGGAAGGAGATTTTCGAGTTTTTCAAACGTTCGACCCATTTCCCGCAGCAGGAGAGCACGCTGATCCTCTTCGAGATGCGTTCGTCGATGAGCGTCGTGTTTTACTCGATCCTCGTGACGGCGGTCTTCGAAGGGGCTCTCTTCGGTGTTGCTGTCGGGTATATGGGATACAACGGGCTGCTGTTCGGGATTATGTACGGGTTTGCGTCGCTGATCCCGGTCGTGGGCGGAGTGGTCATGTGGCTCCCTTTTGCGCTGTATGAGCTGTCGCTGGGAAATACCCAGAACGCCTTGTTTATCTCTTTGTATACCGTGATCGTCATCTCGGTGATCGCCGATACCTTTATCAAACCGTTTATTATCAAAATCATCAACCAGAAACTGATCAAACCCCAAGAGAAGATTAACGAACTGATCATCTTTTTTGCGATCATCGCCGGACTCGCGACGTTCGGCTTTTGGGGAATGATCATCGGACCCGCGATCACCGTGCTGTTTTTGACCCTGCTTCGGATCACGGAAGCGCAACGTCAGGAAGGGGAGAACCGTTAA
- the ruvB gene encoding Holliday junction branch migration DNA helicase RuvB: MERIVEIEKFDAEESSETSLRPSGWNDYIGQEQIKKNLGVFIEASKKRSEALDHVLFFGPPGLGKTTLALIIANEMGSNIKVTAAPMIEKSGDLAAILTNLEEGDILFIDEIHRLSPAVEEILYPSMEDFRLDIIIGSGPAAQTVKIDLPRFTLIGATTRAGMLSNPLRDRFGMNFRMQFYTPEELCDIIAQASLKLGKAIDKNAAMEIARRSRGTPRIALRLLKRVRDFADVANENTILHERSRYALDQLGINAHGFDEMDIRLLKLLMEAKGRAMGLSTIAAALSEDEGTIEDVLEPYLLANGYLERTARGRVATPKTYDLLKFGSPQQGLFE; the protein is encoded by the coding sequence GTGGAACGGATTGTAGAGATCGAAAAATTTGATGCCGAGGAGTCGAGCGAAACCTCGCTCCGGCCGAGCGGATGGAACGATTATATCGGACAGGAACAGATCAAAAAAAACCTGGGAGTTTTTATCGAAGCGAGCAAAAAACGCTCCGAAGCACTTGACCATGTCCTCTTTTTCGGACCTCCGGGGCTTGGAAAAACGACGCTGGCGCTGATTATCGCCAACGAAATGGGGAGCAACATCAAAGTGACCGCCGCGCCGATGATCGAAAAAAGCGGCGATCTTGCCGCTATTTTGACCAATCTCGAAGAGGGGGACATCCTCTTTATCGACGAAATCCATCGCCTTTCTCCGGCGGTCGAGGAGATCCTCTACCCCTCGATGGAAGATTTCCGCCTCGACATCATCATCGGGAGCGGCCCGGCGGCACAGACGGTCAAAATAGATCTGCCGCGGTTCACGCTGATCGGTGCGACCACGCGCGCGGGAATGCTCTCCAATCCGCTGCGCGACCGTTTCGGGATGAATTTCCGGATGCAGTTCTACACCCCCGAGGAGTTGTGTGATATTATCGCGCAAGCTTCTCTCAAACTGGGAAAGGCCATCGACAAAAACGCGGCGATGGAGATCGCCAGACGTTCACGCGGAACCCCGAGGATCGCTTTGAGGCTGTTGAAACGGGTACGCGATTTCGCCGACGTCGCTAACGAAAATACGATTCTCCACGAGCGTTCCCGCTATGCCCTCGACCAGCTGGGTATCAACGCCCACGGATTCGACGAAATGGACATCCGCCTCCTCAAGCTCCTGATGGAGGCCAAAGGACGGGCAATGGGGCTCTCGACGATCGCGGCGGCACTGAGCGAAGACGAAGGGACGATCGAAGACGTTCTCGAACCCTACCTCCTCGCCAACGGATACCTTGAACGGACGGCCAGGGGAAGGGTCGCTACGCCGAAAACCTATGATCTTCTGAAATTCGGTTCTCCTCAGCAGGGGTTGTTTGAATGA
- the panB gene encoding 3-methyl-2-oxobutanoate hydroxymethyltransferase has product MKKLTIGSILKRKNGEPLVMITAYDALFARLLAPSADILLVGDSLNMSFGGNPDTLSITMEQMIYHTAAVCKGAPHTFVITDMPFGSYTDNATALANAIRVYRETPADAVKIEGGADKAELVRHLTANGIAVCGHIGLLPQAVRAEGGYKVKGKSEDEALSLIADARAIEAAGAFILVIEGVKADVAERVARSVSVPVIGIGAGNGVDGQVLVFSDMLGFYEPFVPKFVKQYLNGAAAVKEAAGRYAAEVRSRAFPDENYIY; this is encoded by the coding sequence ATGAAAAAACTTACGATCGGTTCCATACTCAAACGGAAAAACGGCGAACCGCTGGTCATGATCACCGCTTACGACGCCCTTTTTGCACGGTTACTGGCGCCGAGTGCCGATATTTTACTCGTCGGGGACAGCCTGAACATGAGTTTCGGAGGCAATCCCGATACCCTGAGCATTACGATGGAGCAGATGATCTATCATACCGCCGCAGTGTGCAAAGGGGCGCCTCATACGTTCGTCATCACCGACATGCCCTTCGGAAGCTACACCGACAATGCTACGGCCCTCGCAAACGCAATCCGGGTCTATCGCGAAACGCCGGCTGACGCGGTCAAAATCGAAGGGGGAGCCGATAAAGCCGAGCTTGTGCGTCATCTGACCGCCAACGGCATCGCCGTGTGCGGGCATATCGGTCTGCTGCCACAGGCAGTGCGTGCGGAGGGTGGATACAAAGTCAAAGGCAAATCCGAAGACGAAGCCCTTTCCCTGATTGCCGACGCCCGCGCTATCGAAGCGGCGGGAGCCTTTATCCTGGTCATCGAAGGGGTGAAAGCCGACGTCGCCGAGCGCGTAGCGCGAAGCGTATCGGTGCCTGTCATCGGAATCGGTGCGGGCAACGGCGTCGACGGCCAGGTACTGGTCTTTTCGGACATGCTCGGTTTTTACGAGCCGTTCGTCCCGAAATTCGTCAAGCAATACCTCAACGGTGCGGCGGCGGTCAAAGAGGCCGCCGGGCGCTATGCAGCGGAGGTGCGTTCACGCGCTTTCCCCGATGAAAACTACATTTACTGA
- a CDS encoding Hpt domain-containing protein — MGIRSELEANFDFEIIDEFLDHYAMMVEIMEPLIVDLGSETRYHRSIDELFRIFHNIKSASGYLQMEPMTRLAAFVEEALEQLRTRDKKANDETVNWMISVADMFMQWQEDLKMDNELSHVHFSLLILPDMESE, encoded by the coding sequence ATGGGCATACGCAGCGAACTAGAAGCGAATTTCGATTTTGAAATCATCGACGAGTTTCTGGACCACTACGCAATGATGGTGGAGATCATGGAACCGTTGATCGTCGATCTGGGAAGCGAAACACGCTACCATCGCAGCATCGACGAATTGTTTCGCATTTTCCACAACATCAAATCAGCGTCGGGCTATTTGCAGATGGAGCCGATGACACGCCTTGCGGCATTTGTCGAAGAGGCACTCGAACAGCTTCGGACCCGCGATAAAAAAGCCAATGACGAGACCGTCAATTGGATGATCAGCGTGGCGGATATGTTCATGCAGTGGCAAGAAGATCTGAAAATGGACAATGAACTCTCCCATGTCCACTTTTCCCTTTTAATTTTACCCGATATGGAGTCAGAGTGA
- the trpA gene encoding tryptophan synthase subunit alpha, which translates to MKQLVAYITAGYPDTGFTVDLALSLGENGVDTLELGVPFSDPVADGPVIEEANGRSLAQGFRFADLLTISETIAPRIDTLWMGYFNPFYQYGMEKLLQRAEMIGVNGLIIPDLPYEEATAYAPLFERHNLANISFVAPTDGDARIATITADARKFIYLVAYAGITGSGQSEDLSGVLASIKRHTQTPVYVGFGVNEKTAREKVQGADGVIVGSAIVSVLLDDTLNATQKIAKCCEITRNIKSLIND; encoded by the coding sequence GTGAAACAACTCGTAGCATACATCACCGCAGGATATCCCGATACCGGATTTACGGTTGATTTGGCATTGTCACTGGGGGAAAACGGTGTCGATACCCTGGAACTGGGAGTCCCTTTTTCCGATCCGGTTGCCGACGGTCCGGTTATCGAGGAAGCAAACGGCCGCTCCCTTGCTCAGGGATTCCGTTTTGCCGATCTTTTGACGATTTCCGAAACGATTGCTCCCCGCATCGATACGCTCTGGATGGGGTATTTCAACCCTTTTTACCAGTACGGGATGGAAAAATTGCTTCAGCGTGCCGAAATGATCGGGGTTAACGGATTGATTATCCCGGACCTTCCCTATGAGGAAGCAACGGCCTACGCACCGCTGTTTGAACGCCACAACCTTGCCAACATCTCTTTCGTCGCCCCTACCGACGGCGATGCGCGTATCGCAACGATCACGGCTGATGCGCGTAAATTCATCTACCTTGTCGCGTATGCCGGCATAACGGGAAGCGGCCAGAGCGAGGATCTAAGCGGTGTGCTTGCTTCCATCAAGCGCCACACCCAGACCCCGGTCTATGTCGGTTTCGGCGTGAACGAAAAAACGGCCCGTGAAAAAGTGCAGGGGGCTGATGGCGTCATCGTCGGATCGGCCATCGTCAGCGTCCTACTCGACGATACCCTGAACGCTACCCAAAAAATCGCCAAATGCTGTGAAATTACCCGCAATATTAAATCCCTGATTAACGACTAA
- a CDS encoding alkylphosphonate utilization protein — protein MSIEQTLKERSGGICELCGASENLGVFEVSPSDGSADQAVYLCATCRTQIENPADLDRDHWRCLGDSMWSQTPAVQVMAYRLLSALGDQDQLDMLYLEDDVKSWAQAQMLKTGSTEETSGGVTRDSNGTALNEGDTVTLIKDLEVKGAGFTAKRGTVVKNIRLTDDPKYIEGKINGSTIVLVAAYMKKA, from the coding sequence ATGAGTATTGAACAAACATTAAAAGAACGAAGCGGCGGCATCTGCGAACTTTGCGGTGCTTCTGAAAATCTCGGAGTATTCGAAGTTTCCCCTTCGGACGGTTCTGCGGATCAGGCTGTCTATCTCTGTGCAACCTGCCGTACACAGATTGAAAATCCGGCCGATCTGGACCGGGACCACTGGCGTTGCCTGGGTGATAGCATGTGGAGTCAGACTCCTGCGGTGCAGGTCATGGCATATCGTCTTTTGAGCGCACTGGGCGACCAGGATCAACTCGATATGCTTTATCTCGAAGATGACGTCAAATCATGGGCACAAGCACAAATGCTCAAAACGGGAAGTACAGAAGAAACATCCGGCGGAGTGACACGGGACAGCAACGGAACCGCTTTGAACGAGGGTGACACGGTTACCCTGATTAAAGACCTCGAGGTCAAAGGGGCAGGATTTACCGCCAAACGCGGCACCGTCGTGAAAAACATCCGTCTCACCGACGATCCGAAATACATCGAAGGCAAAATCAACGGCTCGACAATCGTTCTCGTCGCCGCATATATGAAAAAAGCCTAA